The genome window CTTCTGCCGCTGCTTCTTCCGGCCGGCCGCGACGGCCCCACCGAAGATGCCGCCGACGACCACCACGATCGCCCCGCCGATCCACACCCCGGGATGCTGGTACCACGGCCGGTTCATCACGGCCGCGGCGGACTCGGTGGCGTCCAGGGCGGCCTGCGTCCAGTTGGCCTCCTGCAGCGACTCGACGGCGTCCTCCCGGATGTCCTCCTGGGTCTCGAGACCGACCTTGCGGTCCTCGCCGAAGTACACCCCCTGCAGCCGGCCCTCCGGATCGATCGCGTAGATGAACAGGCCGTCCGTCCACTTCTGCCCGTCGTCGCTGATCCACTCCGGATGGTTCTCGCGGGCATCGGCCAGGAGGCGCTCGTTGAGGTTGGACTCGGCCTCGCCGCGCTGGGTCCAGACCACCACGGTGGTCGGCTCGCGGAAGTCGATGTCCGTCAGGCCCTCGCGCAGGGTCGGCTCGTGGATGACCCCGGCACCGTCCTCGAGGATGACCTCCTCGGCCTGGTCGGCCTGGGCCGGGGAGGCGCCCAGGACGAGGGCCGCCGGCACCGCCGCCAGCAATCCGAGCGCCAGGCTGAAGGCCGCCACCCAGCCGGCAGCCGTTCTCGCCGCCCTGGTGGCGAGAACGGGATGCAGGCCGGTTCGGACATGGGCGGTGTCGGTGGGCATCGGGCGTCCTCTGCTCTCAGTGGCCGATATCGGGTGGGATCGGTCGGATCGGGGCGAGCCGGAGCCGTCCCCTCAGTCCTGCACCACAGTACCGCCGGTGAGGCGAGCCAGCTCGGGCGCGGACATCGGCCGGTTGAAGACGGGCCCATCCGGCTCCAGGGCCCGGCCGGCGGCCAGGCCGGGCAGCAGCACCGGGGTGAACCCCAGATCACAGGCCAGTTGCCCGACGGCGGCCGCGGCCTCCTCGCTGTCCGAGGCCACTCCCAGCCCTCGCCGCACGGGGCCCGGGGAACGGCCCGCGGTGTCCAGGTCCCAGTGGCTGACGTGGTTCAGGGCCTTCACCACCGTGGCTCCGGAGAACCGGGCGGCCACAACTGAAGAACTGGACCGGCCGGCGTCGAGCCCGGACTGGAGCCAGCCCGGGAGCGGCTCCTCGGCCCAGCGGTTGGTGGCGTCCACGAGGAGGCAGCCGTCCAGCCAGTCCGGGTCCACGGAGTCGAGGTCCTCCTGGGGGACCATCAGCACCACGATCGGCTGTTCCCCACCGTCCTGCGCAATCTCCTCCGCCGCCACCGCGGTGGCCCGGGGAGCGTACTGGGCCAGGTGCAGGCGCATCGCGGTGGGCGGCCGGCTGGACGCGATCCGCACCGGGAGGCCGGCCGAGGCGGCGGCCCGGGCGAGCGAGGTTCCCGCCCGGCCGGCGCCGAGGATGTTGAGGGGGCCGGATGTGCCCGGAAGCCCACTCACGGCGTGACCAGGATGCCGTCCTCATCCGCCCAGAGGGTGGCACCCGGGGTGAAGGTCACACCGCCGAACTGGACGGGGACGTCCATCTCGCCGGCCCCGTCCTTGGCGGACTTGCGGGGGTTGGACCCCAGGGCCTTCACGCCCAGGTCCAGGGTGCGGACCACGGCCCGGTCTCGGATGGCCCCGTGGATGACCACTCCGGCCCAGCCGTTCCGCACGGCGGCCGCGGCGATGAGGTCGCCCATCAGGGCGGACTCCAGGGAGCCGCCGCCATCCACCACGAGGACTGCGCCGTGCCCGGGGGTGTTCAGGATCTGCTTGACCAGCGCGTTGTCCCGGTGGCAGCGGATGGTCCGCACGGGGCCGGTGAACACCGCCCGGGCGCCGAGGTCCTGGAACTGGACCGAACAGGACTGCAGCGTCTCGTCCGCGTCATAGAGGTCGCACGTGGTGAATCCGGCGGTCATCGGATCTCGTTCCGCTGCAGGCCCAGGCCCTCGATCTCCGTCTCCAGGACGTCCCCGGCCTTCAGCCAGGGGCGCCGGCCGGCGTCGTTCTTCCGGGCCAGGGCGACCCCGGCGGGGGTGCCGGTGAGGATGAGGTCCCCGGGCAGCAGGGTGACCATGTCGGAGATGTAGGAGACGAGCTTCTCGGCGCCGAACACGAGGTCCCCGGTGGAGTCCTGCTGCATGACCTCGCCGTTGACGCGGGTGGTGATCGTGGCGCCGGGTGTGTATTCGTCCGGCGTGACCAGCCATGGACCGATCGGCGTGGTCTCCTCCCAGACCTTTCCCTGTGTCCATTCGGTGGTGCGGCCCTGGTAGCCACGGACGGAGACGTCATTGGAGATGGCGTAGCCGGCAATGTGGGCGGCGGCCTGATCCTCGGGGATACGACGGCCGGGCTCACCGATGACGATGCACAGCTCGCCTTCCCAGTCCAGCCGGTGGTCCTCGGCCGGGACGTCGATGGCATCCGTGGCGCCGGTGAGCGTCTGGGCGAACTTGGTGAAGATCGCCGGGTGCTCCGGCAGCTCCAGCCCGGTCTCCAGGATGTGGTTGCGATAGTTCAGCCCGATGCAGAACACCTTGGTGGGGAACGGGATGAGCGTGGCCGGCTCCAGTGCCGAGGCATCCAGCACCCGGGAGGGGTCCTCCGCGGCCGCGGCCAGGGCGGCCTCCACCAGCTCGGTGCGGTTCGGTTCCGGCAGGGACAGGAAGTCCCCGACGTCGATCACGCCTTCCAGCTCGACGGCCGCCGTGGCGCGGGGACCGTCGGTCTCCGTGACGAGTGCGGCGAACGTGGCGCCCGGGGTGTCTGGGTCCGAGTCGGGCAGTCGATAGGTAGAGAGCTTCATGGGGATATCCCACCACACCGCCCGCCCGGTCCGCTCGGCCGATGGGCCGTTGTCAACACCGTCACCCCGTGGAGACCTGGTTCGGTTATCGTGCTCGCGCACTGGCCCTGGCCGCCGTGCAGGACAAGAGCGCGGGGCCGGACGCCGCCCGCGGCCGTGCCGATGCGGTCTACACCCATGTCACCTGGATGGCCTGCGGGAATCTGTCCGAGGGCTACGCGGACGGCGTCTTCCATCCCGGCCGAGCGGTGCAGCGTGGGGAGACCGCCAAGTCGGATGTCTCCCGCCTGGATAAGCGCTACCTCCCGGCGCGGACGCGAACCTGGCCCAGACCCGCGAGTTCCGCACCGGCGCCCGCACGGCGCCCGTCCGGGGGACAATGGAGGCATGTACGCACCGCTCGACCTCCAGACCCCGCTCGTCGCCCAGTGGATCGGCATCCTGTTGGCGGTCGCGGGCCTGGCCGTCGTCGCCCATGGCCTGTGGCGGCGCAAACGCTACCGCGCCCACCTTGACGATGAGGACGCCCGCTACGCAGGGCCGGACCGGCTCAGGGATGCCGTCCGCGAGACCGTCGCCGGCGCCGGGGTGCTGGTGATCGGCGTGGCCGCCATCGTCTACTCGGTCTTCGGCAACCAGGCCTGGCAGGACGCCGTCCAGGACAACGTGGCCGCCAAGTACGGGGTCGAATCCGTGCAGGGCAAGGAATGGCGGGGCAACGCGCTCAACGCGGACGTCACCATGCCAGACGGCACGGTCCACCGGGATGTGCTCATCACCTTCGAGGACTCGGGCGAGCCGCAGATCACCCGGGACCTGACCCAGCCGCCCGAGCAGCCTGAACAGTAGGTCCGGGGTTTGCTACCGTGCACCACGTGACCAGCCCGCAGAACGCCCCCGCATCCACCTACCGCCTGCAGCTCACCGCGGACTTCACGCTCGACAGCGCCCGCGAGATCCTGCCCTACCTGCGGGACCTGGGAGTCGACTGGCTCTACCTCTCCCCGATGCTCGGTGCAGAGGAGGGCTCCACCCACGGCTACGACGTGGTGGACACCACCCAGGTGGACGACGCCCGCGGTGGGGAGACCGGGTTGCGTGAGCTGGCTGAGGCCGTGCACGCGGCCGGCGGCGGAATTCTCGCCGACATCGTGCCGAACCACGTGGGCGTGGCCACCCCCAAGGACAACGCCTGGTGGTGGGACCTGCTCAAGCACGGCCGAGCCTCCAAGTACGCGATGGCCTTCGACATCGACTGGGCCGCCGGGGACTCCCGCATCTGGCTGCCCGTCCTGGGGGACGGCACCGACGAGGACCCGGAGGCCGAGCTCGCGAGGCTGCGCGTGGTGGACGGGGAGCTGCACTACTACGAGAACGTCTTCCCCCTGGCGCCGGGCACCGAGGAGGCGGCGCACGCCGCCGTCGGGAACACGGTTGGGGACACAGCCGGGTGCGAGGCCGGGGAGGAAGCTGTAGCCCGCGCCGCACACGATCTGCAGAACTACCGGCTGATGCCGTGGCGCGAGGCGGACGAGAACCTCAACTACCGCCGCTTCTTCGCGGTCAACTCCCTGGCCGGGGTCCGGGTGGAGATCCCGCGGGTCTTCGCCGAGACCCACCGCGAGATCCTGTCCTGGGTCCGCGACGGACTCGTGGACGGGCTCCGCGTGGACCACCCAGACGGGCTGGCGGATCCGGGCGGATACTTCGAGAACCTGCGGCAGGCCACCGGGGGGATCTACCTGCTCGGGGAGAAGATCTTGGAGTCCGGCGAACGACTGCCCGCCGCCTGGCCCATGGACGGCACCACCGGCTACGACGCCCTTGGCGAGGTGGACCGCATCCTGACGGACCCGGCCGGTGCCCCTGAGCTCGATGAGGTGGCCGGACGGCTCGGTGGGTGGGGCCGCACCGAGGATCCCGCCGGAGAGACGGCGGCCGCCGCCGAGGTGGTGTGGGCGGAGATGATCCACGGGACCAAGCGTGCCGTGGCGGATGGCATGCTCCGCTCCGAGGTCGAACGCCTGGCGCGCCTCGTCCCCGGACTGGTCCCGGACGACGAGGGGACCGGCGAGGACCTCGTCCAGGACGCCCTGGCGGAACTGCTCGCCTGCTTTCCCGTCTACCGTTCCTACCTGCCGACCGGACGCCATCACCTGGACGACGCCGCCGCTGAGGCCGTGCGCCGCCGTCCCGAGCTGGCGGAGGCGGTCGAGGCACTCCTGCCGCTGCTGGCCGATCCGGACCACCCCGTGGGTGAACGCTTCCAGCAGACCTCTGGGATGGTCATGGCCAAGGGTGTAGAGGACACCGCCTTCTACCGGTACACGCGGTTGGCGTCGCTGAACGAGGTCGGCGGGGACCCGTCGTCGTTCGCGCTGGAGTTGAAGCGGTTCCACGAGCTGCAGGGGGATCGGCAGGCGCGCATGCCCCGCACCATGACCACGCTCTCCACGCATGACACCAAACGCAGTGAGGACGTCCGTGCCCGGATCGACGTGCTGTCCGAGATCCCGGGGGAATGGGTCCGCACCCTGGACCGTCTCAGGGAGCTGGCCCCGCTGGGGGACGGCCCGTTCGAGAAGCTGTTGTGGGAGACCATCGTGGGCGCCTGGCCGGTGGACGGCTCCCCACTTCAGACCCAGCGGCTGGCCGACTACGCGCTCAAGGCCGCCCGCGAGGCCGCGACCCGCACCACCTGGACCGAACAGGACGAGGAGTTCGAGGCCGCGCTCGCGGACCTCGCCGAGCGGGCCACCGGGACGGGCGAGCTGCGGGACGAGATCCAGCGCATCGCTGACCGGATCGCCGTTCCCGGCATGACCAATCAGGTGGCCATGAAGCTCATCCAGCTCACCATGCCCGGCATCCCGGACGTCTACCAGGGCACTGAGGTTCCGTTCCCCACCCTCGTGGACCCGGACAACCGCCGGCCCGTGGACTTCCGGGAGCGGACGGCCCTGTTGGCGCGGCTCGACGACGGGTGGGAGCCCGAGTTCCCGGCTCCGGCAGAGTCGGAGGACGGTTCGACCCGGCCCGACGGCGCCGCGCTCGCCGAGTACGCCGCCGGACTGAAGATGCTCATCACCTCCCGCGCCCTGCGCGCCCGCCGGGAGCACCCCGAGTGGTTCACCCGCTACGAGGAGCTCGACGTCCTCGGCGAGGCATCGGACCACGTGGTCGCCTTCACCCGGGGCGGGTGTATCACCGTGGCCACCCGGTGGCCGCTGGGGCTGGAGGATGAAGGCGGATGGGGAGACGCGGCTGTGGTGCTGCCCCGCCAGACCATGGTGGACCTGCTGACCGGGCGCCGCTTCGGCGGGGCCTTCACGGACGGCGCCACGCGTCTGGCCGAGGTCTTCGAACGCCACCCGGTGGCGCTGCTGGTGCCGGAGGACGGGAACACGCTGCGATGAGCGCGGCGAGGATGACCCTGCCGCCCCTGTCCGTGTGGGCACCGCACGCGCGGACGGTGGAGCTGGTGTTCACCGAGCACGAGCCCGGGGCCGTTCATGACGGGGAGAACCGATGGGCGATCGTCGCGTCGGGGGCAATGGAACCCGCCGAGGACGGTTGGTGGGTCCCGGAGGTGCCGGTGGACGCGCCCTTCGGGGCCGACCACGGATACGGCTACCGGGTGGACGGCGAAGGGCCGTTCCCGGACCCGCGCTCGCGGTGCCAGCCGGACACCGTGCACGGGCCCTCACGGCTGTTCGACGCCTCGGCACAGGGCTGGAAGGACGGTGATTGGGCCGGCCGCCCGCTGCGGGGTGCGGTGATCTACGAACTCCACCTCGGCACCTTCACGGACGAGGGAACCCTGGATGCCGCCGCCCAGAAGCTGGACCACCTGGTCTCGCTCGGGGTGACCCACGTGGAACTGCTGCCCGTGAACTCCTTCGGCGGGGGGCACAACTGGGGCTACGACGGCGTCGGCTGGTACGCCGTGGACGCCTCCTACGGTGGGCCGTCGGCCTATCAACGCTTTGTGGACGCCTGCCACGGGGCCGGGCTGGCCGTGATCCAGGACGTGGTCTACAACCACCTCGGACCCTCCGGGAACTACCTCCCGCAGTTCGGCCCGTACCTGACCGAGCACTCCACCGGCTGGGGCAGCGGGCTCAACCTGGACGGCCCGGACTCGGACGAGGTACGCCGGTACATCCTGGACAACGCCCGGATGTGGTTCGAGGACTACCACGTGGACGGGCTCCGGTTGGATGCCGTCCACGCGCTGCGGGACACCCGTGCCGTGCACCTGCTCGAGGAGCTGGCCGCGGAGACGGACGCCCTGTCAGAGCGGCTGGGCCGTCCGCTGGTGCTCGTGGCCGAATCGGACCTGAACGATCCGCGGCTCATCGCGGACCGGCCCGGACCCGGGGCCGATGGTGCGGGCGGCTACGGACTGACGGGGCAGTGGTCGGACGACTTCCACCACGCCGTCCACGTGGCCCTGACCGGGGAGACGGACGGTTACTACGCCGACTTCGCGCCCCTGTCCGCGCTGGCCAAGGTGCTCAACGGCGGGTTCTTCCACGATGGCAGCTGGTCCTCCTTCCGCCAACGCCACCACGGCCGGCCGCTGGGGGAGCACCTCCCGGCCGAGGCCCTGGTGGTCTGTATCCAGAACCACGACCAGGTCGGCAACCGGGCCGCCGGCGATCGCATGGCCGCGAGCCTCGATGAGGGTCAGCTGGTGATCGGCGCCGCCCTGCTGTTGACCGGTCCCTTCACCCCGATGCTCTTCATGGGAGAGGAGTGGGCGGCCTCCACCCCGTGGCAGTTCTTCACAGCGCACCGTGAACCGGAGCTGGCGCAGGCGGTGACGGAGGGCCGGCGCCGGGAGTTCGCCCGCATGGCCTGGAGTCACGACGCGGTGCCGGACCCGCAGTCCCCGGAGACCTTCGCCGCCTCGACGCTGCGGTGGGACGAGGCCGGGACCGGCCGGCACGCCCGGCTGCTGGAGCTCTACCGAACCTTGGCCCGGATCCGCACGGAGCGTCCCGAGCTGACCGATCCCGACCGCTCCACCACCCGCGCGGTGGTGGATGACGAGCGCCACTGGGTGCGAATGGACCGGGGCGTGGCCGCGGAAAGTGGCGCTGGCGCCGACGTCGGACCGGGTTCTGTGGTCCTGCTGGCGGCACTGGGTGCGGAGCCGATGCCGATCCCGGATGAGTTGCGCGGATACCGTCTGCTCGCCGGCCACGGAGCCGACGGCCCGCGCACGGAGGTTCCCGGTGACGCCCGCGTACAACCCCACGGATTCCTGCTCCTCGGGCGCGGCGGTCAGTCGTAGTTCTCTGAGGGGAGTTCGACGGCCTTGAGCATGGTGGTCGTCGGATGCAGCACCACGGCGTCCTCGTCCCGGCGGTGGGGCAGGACGGTCTGGAGGTAGGACTCCAGGGCCTCGTCCAGTGGCACTGACCGGGACTGGTTCTCGGAGAGATACCAGCGGTGTTCGAGCAACTGGTGCATCACCTCGGCGGGTTCGAGCTTGCCGGACAGGTTCGCCGGGATGGACTGGGCCACGGGCTCGAAGACCTCGGTCAGCCAACGGTTCGCCGCCTCGTGCTCGTCCATCTCGGGGTGGTTGACGGCCCGGTACTCGTCGATGTCCCGCAGCAGCCGCCGGGCCTGGTTCTCCTGCACATCCAGGCCGGTCAGTCCCAACAGGCGGCGCTGGTGGTGACCCGGGTCCACGACCTTGGGCTGCAGCACCAGTTCGGAGCCGCCCCGGGTGGTGCGGATGGCGTACTCCTCCACATCGAAGCCGAGGGAGTTCAAGCGGCGGATCCGCTCCTCGACCCGCCAGCGCTCGCCGGGCCGGAAGGACATGTCCGCGGTGAGCTCCTCCCACAGCCGGCGGTAGGCATCGATGATCAGCTGCGAGGTGGCCACGGGGTCCACGTCCCCCTCCACCAGGCCGCCGGACATCAGGTCCATCAGCTCACCGGCCACGTTGACCCGGGCCAGCTCCAGGTCATGCTCCCGCTGGCCGCGGGACAGGGAGGGATGCAGTTCACCGGTCTCGGCATCCACCAGGTAGGCGGCGAAGGCGCCTGCGTCACGGCGGAACAGGGTGTTGGACAGGGAGACGTCCCCCCAGTAGAAGCCGGCCAGGTGCAGCTCCACGAGCAGCAGGGCGAGGGCGTCGATCAGCCGGGTCAGGGTGTCCCGGTGCAGCCGCCGGGAGAACACGGCGCGGTAGGGCAGCGAGAACCGCAGGTGCCGGGTCACGAGCACCGGCGGCAGGGGCTCGCCGTCCGGGTCGGTGCGGCCGGCGACCACGGCCACCGGCTCCACACAGGGGACATCCAACCGTTCGAGCCGGCGCAGCAACTGGTATTCGCGGCGGGCCGAGAACTCCGTGGTCTCCTTCACCGCGACCACGGCACCCTCGAGGTGGGCGAACCGCACCACGTGCCGGGACAGCCCACGGGGGAGGGCGGCGAGGGCGGACTCGGGCCACTCGGCCAAGGGCACGTCCCAGGGCAGGGCGATCAGCGCCGCAGTGTCCACGGCAGTGCCCGAGGTGGTGATGTCCAGACCGGAACGCGGTGTCATGACACGGCAGTGTCCTCCCTCAGCTGGCCCGAGTCCAGCCGCAGCAGGCGGTCCGCCACGGGGGCCACCGGCCCGGGCTCGGCGGTGGCGTACAGAGTGGTGACATCCAGGGTGCGGGCCAGGCTGCGGATCAGCTCCGCCGTGTGGTCCTTCAGGGCCGGGGGCAGAGCGGTGAGAGGATCGTCCATGAGCAGCACGGCAGGCCGGCGGACCACGGCCCGCGCGAGTGCCACCTGCTGGCGTTGCGGGCCGGTCAGCCGCTCGGGTGTCCAGCCGAGCTGCTCCTCCAGGTCCAGGAGGCGAGCAGCCTCCCGGACCCGGTCCTGCCGTTCTGCCGGGGGGACGCCGGCCACCCGCAGGGCGAAGCTCATGTTCTCCTGCACGTCCATGTGCGGGTAGAGGGCATAGTTCTGGAAGACGATCACCGCGTCACGGTCGTGCGCCGGCACCTCGGTCACGTCCACGCCACCGATCAGCACGCGCCCGGTACCCGGCGGCTCCTGCCCGGCCACGACCCGCAGCAGTGTGGACTTGCCGCTGCGCAGGTCACCGGCGACCACCGTGAACCGGCCGTCCTGGGCCCAGAGGTCCAGCCCGTCCAGGGCGGGGGTCCGCGCTGAAGGGTACTGGACGGTGATGCCGCGCAGCTCTACGGACGCCATGAACGCACCGCTTCCAGCACGGAGGCCACGTCCGCCGGCCCGCCGATCCTGAACTGCGCTCCGGTCTCTCCGGGGCCGACCTTGATGGACACGTCCCGGGCCGGGTCCAGCCGGGCGAATCCCGTCTCGTCCGTCACGTCGTCCCCGGCGAACAACACCGCTTCCGCCCCGGTGACAGACCTCAGCAGGTCCAGCCCCTGGCCCTTGTCCGCCCGCACCACGGCGACCTCCAGCACGTCCTTGCCGTGCCCGACGAAGAAGGGTGCCAGGCCGGCCAGCCCGGCCAGCTCGCCCAACGCCTCTTCGGCCTCGGCCACGGCCCGGCGCCTCGCCTCGTCTGAACGGGCCAGTCGCACCTGCAGCACCCGGCCCGCCGGCTTGGTCTCCACCCACGAGTCCGGATACCGGGCTGCCACGGGCTCCAACACCTGCCCGACGGCGGCCAGGGCCCGAGCCTGTTCCTCGTCCAGTTCCAGCGGGGGCGCCTCCGGGCCGAGGCGGCGCTCGGCGCCGTGCGAACCGATGAGGAGCGTCGACTCCGGGGGCGAGGCGACAGCCAGCAGTGATTCCAGGGCTCGGCCGGAGACCAGCGCCGTGTGAACGCCCGGGAGTCCCGCCAGGGTGGCCAGCGCGCTGGCGTTCGCCGGCAGGGGGCGGGCGTTCTCGGCCAGGTCCACGAGCTCGGCCATGACCCCGTCGAAGTCCAGCGCCACGAGGATCGATTCCCGCGCGGCGAACTCCTGCAGGGCGGTGGCCAGCCCCGGACCGGTCATCGTTCGTCCTCCGGTGTGGAACCGTCAGCCGTCCCGCTCCCGTCGAAGGGTTCGTCGACCTCGTGGTCCCGGCGCTCGCGGTCGTCGTCGGTGTCCATGAAGGCCGACTGCTGTCCGCCGTCCTCCGGTCCGGAGCGTTCCGCCGGGACCGCACCGCCGAGGCGGTCGAGGAAGTCCCGGGACCACTTGTTCACGTCATGGGTGATGAGCTGCCGGTGCATCGACTTCATGCGCTTGGTGGCCTCACCGGCGGACATCTCGGTGGCCTCCATGATGGCCTCCTTCAGCCCGTCGATGTCATGGGGGTTGACCAGCAGGGCCTTGCGCAACTGGTCCGCGGCCCCGGCGAACTCAGAGAGCACCAGCACCCCGCCCCAGCCGCCGCGGGCCGCCACATACTCCTTGGCCACGAGGTTCATCCCGTCCCGCAGCGCCGTCACCAGCATGACGTCGGCGGCCAGGTAGAGCGCCACCATCTCCTCGACCGGATAGGAGTGGTGCAGGTACCGGATGGCGGTGTGGCCCATGGTGTCGAAGGTGCCGTTGACGCGGCCGACGGACAGCTCGATCTCGTCCCGCAGCTCCTTGTAGGAGTCCACGCCCTCCCGGGACGGGCTGGCCACCTGCACCAGGCAGGCGTCCTCCACGCTCAGCCGGCCGTCCTCGAGCAGCTCGGAGAAGGCCTTGATGCGGTGCCGGATGCCCTTGGTGTAGTCGAGACGGTCAACGCCCAGGAGGATGGTGCTCGGGTTGCCGAGCTCCTCGCGGATCTGCCGGGCGCGGGCCTGGATGTCCGGGTCCTGGGCCAGGTCCGTGATGGTGTCCACGTCGATCGAGATGGGGAAGGCGGCCGCGCCCACGGTGCGGGCGCCGCCGTCGTGCTCCTTCACCTGGACCGTATTGGAACGGAACGAGGAGCCCAGGATGCGCCGCACGGCGCCCTGGAAGTTCGAGACGTCCGAGCGGCGCTGGAAGCCGATCAGGTCCGCGCCGAGCAGGCCCTCGAGCACCGGGCGGCGCCACGGCAGCTGCGCGTAGATCTCGACCGGTGGGAACGGGATGTGGTGGAAGTAGCCGATCCGCAGGTCCGGGCGGAGCCGGCGCAGGATCCGGGGCACCAGCTGCAGCTGGTAATCCTGCACCCAGACCGTGGCCCCCTTGGCGGCGGTGGCGGCCGCGGCATGGGCGAAGCGCGCATTGACCCGCTGATAGGTGTCCCACCACTGCCGGTGGAATTCCGGGCGGGCGATGACGTCGTGATAGAGCGGCCAGAGGGTGGAATTGGAGAACCCCTCGTAGTACTCGACCAGCTCCCGCTCGGTCAGGGCCACGGGGACCAGGTGCATGCCCTCATAGGTGAAGGGCTCCAGCGGCTCGTCCAGCTCCTCCTCCGGGGAACCGCCCCATCCGACC of Citricoccus sp. K5 contains these proteins:
- a CDS encoding trehalose-6-phosphate synthase, whose protein sequence is MAGDPPAPGHSDLVVVANRLAVDRVLEEDGTSSWRRSPGGLVTALAPIMTRQEGAWVGWGGSPEEELDEPLEPFTYEGMHLVPVALTERELVEYYEGFSNSTLWPLYHDVIARPEFHRQWWDTYQRVNARFAHAAAATAAKGATVWVQDYQLQLVPRILRRLRPDLRIGYFHHIPFPPVEIYAQLPWRRPVLEGLLGADLIGFQRRSDVSNFQGAVRRILGSSFRSNTVQVKEHDGGARTVGAAAFPISIDVDTITDLAQDPDIQARARQIREELGNPSTILLGVDRLDYTKGIRHRIKAFSELLEDGRLSVEDACLVQVASPSREGVDSYKELRDEIELSVGRVNGTFDTMGHTAIRYLHHSYPVEEMVALYLAADVMLVTALRDGMNLVAKEYVAARGGWGGVLVLSEFAGAADQLRKALLVNPHDIDGLKEAIMEATEMSAGEATKRMKSMHRQLITHDVNKWSRDFLDRLGGAVPAERSGPEDGGQQSAFMDTDDDRERRDHEVDEPFDGSGTADGSTPEDER